One Glycine max cultivar Williams 82 chromosome 6, Glycine_max_v4.0, whole genome shotgun sequence DNA segment encodes these proteins:
- the LOC102664615 gene encoding F-box/kelch-repeat protein At3g23880 gives MATLPPPMLPDDLIVNILSRLRVRSLMRSKCVCKSWLSLISDPQFVKSHSGLAEATPTHLLLKSSNNPQFNCIDIEASLHDDGDSTKVIFNIPPPSSASGPVSRVDIVGSCRGFILLAYVYADFFYFVIWNPPTGFHKRIDNVSSTGDCVERVFRIGYDNFALLFGIGYDSSTDDYVVVIVTVSLPLPLRITSRRWSAKVFCFSLRTNLWSFTEGTAQPYIGMQSSPGCS, from the coding sequence ATGGCCACACTCCCTCCTCCGATGCTCCCTGATGATTTGATCGTGAATATTCTGTCGAGGCTGCGTGTGAGATCTCTGATGCGTTCCAAATGTGTCTGTAAGTCATGGCTTTCTTTAATATCCGATCCTCAGTTTGTGAAATCTCATTCTGGCCTAGCAGAAGCCACACCCACTCACCTTCTTCTGAAATCCTCCAACAATCCTCAATTTAATTGCATAGACATAGAGGCATCACTTCACGATGATGGTGATTCTACGAAAGTAATCTTTAATATTCCACCTCCGTCATCCGCTTCCGGACCTGTAAGCAGGGTAGATATCGTGGGTTCTTGCAGAGGATTTATACTCTTAGCCTATGTGTACgcagatttcttctattttgtcataTGGAATCCACCAACCGGTTTCCATAAACGAATTGACAATGTGTCGTCAACCGGTGACTGCGTTGAACGTGTATTTCGCATTGGGTATGACAACTTTGCACTTTTGTTTGGCATTGGGTATGACTCGTCAACTGATGACTACGTGGTGGTAATCGTAACGGTGTCATTGCCATTGCCATTGCGCATCACAAGTAGACGTTGGTCCGCGAAGGTCTTTTGTTTCTCTCTGAGAACCAATCTATGGAGTTTCACCGAGGGTACTGCTCAGCCTTATATTGGGATGCAGTCCAGTCCCGGGTGCTCTTGA